GGGTAGAGGTCCAAGTAATAAAGCTGTAGAGAGTGGAGTGTGTATGGAAATATGGGATTCGAGACTAGCGGCCGCTGGAGGGAGCGACATCGTCTTGGTCTGTTTCAAAAATCAGCTCGACAAACAGCAACAATCGAATTGGATGAATGAGGCCTACTCTAACATCAATCATCTGATTGAGATAATACCTCTGTACAGGTCTATGTTGCTTCAAATCCGTAAGCAAAAGGGCCACAGGATGTTGTGGCACTGGTGAGTTTTGTGAGTCTGACGTATATATCGTTTTGAGaacatctttccaaaacTGAAACCTCATGGCAGCCAGAGCAGGCTGTTTCACTGATACACCAATCGAGTGCAATTCAAGCTGTAGACAGCCATCAACACGTCAAAACGACAAAAAGCCGCTGCAGCCGAAAAAGGTGTCCTACATTAAAAGCTCTCCAAGCCAGCCACCAGGACCTTTCTCTCTGTGGCCAAAAGTAAGAGCAGAGCCATGCTTCGGGGTCTAACCGTTTGACCAGTGACGAGCAATATTCCAAAGGTGCTTGAGGTCCTGCTGACGAAACTCGAGTGTTGGATGTTGAGCTAGAGCTTGAAGCAAAAGTTTTTGAGCAGATGATAGGAAGTCGAGCCGTAGGTCTATACAAATTCAATACTGGGCGCATTTTCATCGACAAATATATGTCAAATGGTGTTCAAGTTTtaaaagatggatatgGAATAAATAATTATAAAATTCAGTTCTATGGGTCTGACGTGTCATTTTTTGTGTCCGATAAAATATGAATTGTATGGATGCCATACTTTaacttgaaaagttgaactGTAAAAGATGTCCTTGTCTATGAGCATCtcttgctttcttttctttttttgctcCATGACGCTGCCAATGTAGCTCATAGCTTCCACTCCTGTCCCTCTTCAGGCCGACTCTACATACACACCTAAAGTTGCGCTATGGACGACCCATCCTATCGCTAAGAGAGGCTGGCCGAAAGACCTACATCATTTCCTCGTGGCGGTGTTGCTGCACCTCACAGCTCTCAACTCAACGTGCATGCTGTGGGTCAAGAAAGAGGACAGCTATGCTTCTTACGGCGGCCGAATGCCAGGATGGATGGCGATGACGTGGTACGTCAAACTCGGTTATCCATTGTATCATCTTTCGAGTTATAaatcttttttccttctctttttctttttctctttcaatttcaattTTATTATTAATTTTAAATAAACACATCACATCACAACTCTATCGTCTCAAAACATCCTATCTTGATCTCATGATATAATGCTGGTACAATCTGCCGGCATTGCACTCGGGTTCCTCGCTATTACGGCACTCGCAGTACCTCCAGACGTCTCACATAAAGAGCTTTTGGCAGAGAGAGGCGTTGGAGACAAGTCGTACGCACCATACAAGGTGGATTGTCCCACTGAATGGGTCTGGGTCCGAAATGCTACTGTAAGCGTATACAATCCCCGTAGAATGGTCATTGATTTTCCGGCAAGACTGGGATGGCTACAGGCGAACGGGCATATATACAAGCTCGGGAACGACTGGTGAAACCGGCTGTCGAGACGATGATGGCATCTCATGGCTTGGGAAAGCCTCCCCGAACGCCTGTCATAGGCGTGGCTTTGGCAGGAGGTGGATACCGGGCCATGCTGTGAGTTTTAAAACTCCGACTGTTGAATGGGACTGATGTTATTGGTAAAGTACTGGGTTGGGAGGCATCATGGGCATGATGAACCAAAGTAAGGAAGGGTCAGATAGTGGACTCGGTGGCTGGTTGGAAGGGGTAACTTACTGGGCGGGGTTGAGCGGTGGCAGCTGGGCCACGGGGTCCTTCATGGCCAACGGTGGTCAGCTTCCAAGTGACCTTCTCAAGAATGTAAAGTACTTGAGTCTGAAGTTAATGCTTACCATGCGTCTCAGCTCTGGAATATGGATTCCAACCTTGTCTTTCCCAAGGATGACAAAGCTACTTTTTATTCAAATCTGTATACTGAAACAACGGCTAAAGAAGACCAAGGCTTCCCCACCCAGATAACGGATCTTTGGGGATTAGCTATCGCATCGCATGTCTTGCCAACAAATTATCAACTGTCAAATAACCCAAACCTCACCATTTCTAGTCTCCCTTCTGTTGTCGCTGCAATGGGGAATGCCAGTTTGCCAATGCCTATTATTATCGCTGCCGAGTTTGTCTATTGCACCGTTCTTGTGTGTGGAATTTGCTGATGAAACGATAGGCGAGAAGCGGGAGAACTTGTAGTTGCTGAGAATGCTACAGTTTGGGAATTCACCCCTTATGAATTTGGCTCTTGGGCATTTGGCAGCACATACAAGAGCCCCGGCGCCTTTACATCGGCAGAATATCTTGGTAGTGAGGTCAACAATGGGACAGCGAACGGAACTTGCTGGAAAGGTTTTGACCAACTATCGTGAGCACTGTTTCATGCCAGATCAAAACGGCAGCTCCAACGTCTTGCTTTAGTTTTGTCATGGGAACGTCTGCGACATTGTTCAACAGCgcttttcttgccatcaaTGGATCAGAGTCTGGTGTTCTCTCTTCATTGGTGGCGTCTATTCTCGGCAAGTTGGGAGAAGCACAGGTCGACATCTCGCGAATTCCCAATACATTTGCCAACTACAACCCTACGGAAAACCCAATCTCCAGCTTTGAATACCTGACGCTCGTTGACGCGGGCGAAACTAACCAAAACGTGCCCCTTGAGCCCTTGCTCGTCCCTGTCAGAGAAGTGGATGCAATTATCGCTTTTGATTCTTCATTCGACACAGAGACCATCTGGCCTAATGGAACGGCCCTTAGAACCACCTACGAGAGGGCCAAGATTTTAGCAAATAATGAAAACGTCCGAGTGAGAATGCCAGAGGTACCGAGTGAGAATGGTTTCATCAACGGAGGCTATAACTCTAGACCAACCTTTTTTGGATGTAATGATACCACCACCCCCTTGATCATATACGTTCCGCACTATCCTTGGAGTTATGCTGCCAACACATCTACTGTAGGTTGCTCATCTAATTCTAGAGAAAACATTGCTAACAAAAGGTATTATGCGCGCTGTAGTATCAACTCGCTTATGAGAACAAAGAGGCTACTCAGGTTATGTACAACGGCCTCCGATCCTTAACGTTGAATGGTACCGTCGAAACTTGGCCCACCTGCCTAGCTTGTGCTCTTACAGACAGAGCCTTTTCCTATACGTCTCAAAACCGCTCTTCCACTTGTCAATCATGCTTTGACACTTGGTGTTGGGCAGGGGATGATAATACTACAAACCCCGGAACTTACAGCCCAACTGTTGGAAGTGTTCCACCTTGGTTGATGAATAAAGGACTTAGTAAAGGTGTAACTGATGCACCCGGAAGTGCAGACAGTACCATCACTACTAAGCAAAACGGCGCCCGGATACCATACATCAATACTTGCGCCGTCATCATGTCATTCGCATTATCGTTGTTAGCTTTGATTTGAGAAgtacttttttttttacgATTTATAATAATCCTGTCCACGCGTCTTAACTGTACATGTAAGCAAATATGATCATCTTTGTCTAGCATTGGTAGTGTTCATACGTAGCTTGGCAATAGTAGTGATATGCATGGGGTGCAAGTCATTTTCCCATGAATACCGAAATACATGCGCTACAAGCTCAATGCTTACAATACAGCTCTCGCACTACATATTGTCTACTTGACAGGTTATCGTCACTATTGAACGTGGTTATAGATTTaaattttggctttttttctcGAGGATTGTATACTACCGCTTGCAGGCCTGAAATTGCTGCTGGAAGGCAATCTTGCTCCTGCCATTGATTGCGGAAGTCTAATCTTAATGAGCTCAACCCGCCGTGGAttaagaaagaaacataCGACCCCATTTTCGCATCTCCATTGTCCTCATGTGTCACTCTTCTAGGGGGATATGTTATTTTGCTCCCTTCAAAAACATTTCTGTGGATTTCTAAGTGAACTGAACTGGACAATATAAAATGAAGTCACTCACTTCGCTGAAACACctccctcttcttgaaaCCATGGATGCATCAACGATTCTCTTGCAGTAACTCTCCTAGCTGGGTCCCATTCAAACATTTTTGACAACAAGTCATAACCTTCGGAAGAAGTTGATCTCGTATGATACCATGTTGGTAAAGGGTTGGGATTAGAGTAAGGGCCAGAGGATAGATATGTGCGATATTCGGGAAGATGGACGATGTCGGGCCATTGTTCCGCTGTCACCACATGAGCAAACATTAGGCAAAGAGGCAAATTCCAGAAAAGGCATACGTTTAACGGGTCCCAGCACCTCACATATCTTGCCCATCTGGTCTcgttgaaaaggaagctGCTTTTTGCCGTCCATTTTGGCTTCATCGCCCTTGAAAATAGGACGTAGAGACAAAAGTTCTGCATAGATACAGCCAACAGCCCACATATCTGGATTGGTTATTGTCAGTAAATATAATAGATGACCAATGAGAAGCGAGATTGGAGAAAGACATACCAACGGCAGCTGTATAATGTTTCGCACCAAGTATTAGTTCTGGAGCGCGATACCAGATAGTAACCACAACTTTATCGCCTCCATACAACCCTTGCAGAGCCAGAGGTTTATGCCACAATCTTGCCAAGCCCAAATCACCTATCTTGACAACACCTGTATTGGTTACTAAGATATTTGCCGGCTTAAGGTCACGATGCAGCACGAAATTCGAGTGAAGGTAATGGACGCCCATTATCAATTGATGTAATAGGCGACGAAGAGTGGATGGAGGTATAGGAGTCCGAGCTGTTTGAGAATGGTGATGTATAATTTGCTTTCCCCATATCAGCACAACGTTCAATACCAGATGGCAGACCACATACCAGAAAATCATGTTCTGCGAACTCAAAAACCATGTAAATGGATTTGTCTTCTAATATGACTTCTCTAAGGGCAACTAGATTGCGATGATGGAGCTCTCGGTTCAACTGGTTGAATGGATACGAGACTGAGCTTTTACATGGACATGCTCACATACAAAACTCACCATTATTTCTCTGGCTCCACTTTGACTTATGCCAGCATAAGTAAGCACGTCGCCTTCCTTATCTGGTTTGAACTTTTTTATTGCGAATACATCTCCTTTTCTAGCTGGTCGGTCTCCTGGCCGCATACACATTTCGGGATTAAGGAGAGGATTCTCCTcagacaaagatggcgaCAGgatcttgtcttttggtATTGACAAGGCAGCACGAGCTGCACTCGGAAGGGCACTCTTTGAAGCTGTCGTGTTGGTGAGCGGAGCCAAGAAAACGGCCTTGTATACCCGTCCATAAGTTCCTACGAAGATTACGAAATAAGACAAAGactctccttcatctctatgCATGCTCACCAGATGATATGAATCCGAGGATCTTATAAGTTTTCAAAACTCTAAACCAGCAAAATCTTTACCAAAAGCTCTTGTGTGTTGATAGAATGGAGCTTaccctcttctctctctatCTCTCTTTGCATGATAATAGACCATGGGGTCCACCGCCAAAGTGTTGTTGCTCATTATATTCCATTGAATCTTTTGTAAACATGAATTGCCGCGATATATATAGATGAACCAAGCATAATAGAGTGaagtcacgtgactgaGCCAAtgtgtcaaggatttgactcgGTTATATAGATAGCATAAGGAAAGATTAAGAACGGAACAAGACTTTCTAATCGGCTAGATTACGTGTTATTaaattaggcgtgccagttatCCGCATGCTTATCAGTCAGCACCGCGTGCCTATTCCTCACTCGTTATCCATTCCTGATAAGATATGTTGAATACTTTCCCACGGTGAATAATATTGACCAAACAAGTaaacaaatcaaaaaagaaaataagataaacaaaagaaaagtatatTCATTTTATCAGGGTATATTTCGACATATTCCAACTCGTTCTCAATCGAGTCGTAGGAAAAGGCATTAATATGTCTTTAGCTTCCAGGTCTCCAAAATCTCGCAAGTCCCTTTCTGCATTTGACCAGAATATCGACAACAATGTACATCGCTCTCATGTACCTGTCAAACAGGGCGGCAGAAGAGGTGTTGTCAGTATGGGTGGTGAAGAGCTTGTAGCAGCTTATTATTCAGATACAAAAGCAGATGACTACAGTCTAAAGGGGAATGTAAGACGTCATTTGGTATGTCTCTCTTGAGTTGCTCGAGTCTATTAATCTCATAAACATAGCAACCTCGGAAATCTATTCTGAAATCCATTTCTAGTCATTCTTTCAATCGACAggcagatgaagaaactGTTGATTACACCCAGCAATATGCTCATACTGTTGCCTTTGGATTGCTCGACAATGAAAATATCGACCTAGCTTCTAAAAACTCCAGGCAAAGTTTGGGAGGAAGGCGAGTGAGCTTTGCCCCAAATGCCCATGTACGGTGGGTTAATTCATATGAGCCGTGAGAAAAATATATACTGAAGCTATGTTTGTAGAATGTTTGAACGTCAAGCTTCGAGAACACCCCGCTCATCTGTCGGTATTCTCTATGCAGAATCGACCCCAACCACTACAAAGTCCACTCATTCACGTCGTTCTTCTATACAAAACATTGGATCAATATCAAAACCAAATGCTGTTTCCCCCAATATTTTTCAAGGGGAAGGAGAGTCTCTCGGGGAAGAGTCGATGGAgattgaagacgaggataGTTATGGAGTGGAAGTAGGCGCTATCTCTCAGCTAAACGGGGATGATCAAAATGTCGAAGGGGAAGAAACGATGGAaatagaagaagaggacaTGGATATGGACATGACACAACACATTTACGGTGGTATCATCAGGCAAGCGTCCATGACCACTAATGGCACGGTTGAaattgatgttgatgcGGAGactgaagacgaagatggtcAAGATAATAACGAGGCCGAAGGGGACGAAGAGAAAACCATGGATTTCACTATCGCGGTAGGGGGtttccttcctcctcaagCGCCGGTAGGAGCCACAAGTAATAGGAACTCAATTGGTTATTCATTCACAGTGGCTCATGACGAAAATGCAAAAAAACTAATCCCTGGAGAGGCCATTGAGGGAGAGGATTATGTGATGGAAGAAACTGAAGCATACGGTCAGATTATTGGCCAAGACGTATCGTTTAGCTCTGGAAGTGAGGATACCATCGGCTCCAAGAATGGCGAGAAGACCATGACTTTCACCTTTAATCATGCAGAAGTTGCTTGGAACCATAACCAGGACTATGACGACAATGATGGCAATGAGATTATGGAGATGACTACTTCAGTCGGTGGAATTGTCAACCCCCCATCCGTTTTCCCGGGTCGAGCGGATTCTTCCAATGTCCAAAATACCGGCCCTCTCTCTGGAACGCCATCCTTTGCTCGGCAAACTATCTCATCTGCCCGGAAATCATCAGGAACAGCGAAGCGTAATGTGTTTGCTCCCTCACCTAGTCCACTCCAGTCCACAACTCCCAACATTTTGGGGATGCGAGCTGCAGAAGAGGTAGCAAAGCGACTGAGTTTCGGATCCATTATTTCCAGCGAGGAGAAGACGCGCATGAGAGAAGACTCGCAGAGAcaggatggagaagaaagtaccaaaagaaacagaatCAACGCTGTTGCTGATGAAACGTTTGGAATAACTTTGATTCAGCAAGAAGCTCAGCAATTTAAACCAATGAATGAAACATCTGATGATGAGCCTCAACTTGACGCCCAAACCAATACTACCCCGTCCTCTGACCCATTCCAGAGTCAAATACTTTCTGCTCGACAATCATCCCTCGGTACTGCTATGCGACTCTCACTTCCCGATCCGCAACCACAAGCAGCTATTCCTGAACCCTTggctgaagaggaaaataacaaaaacattgagGATGAGGTGATGGAGCGTCAAGAACATGAGATACCTCAAAACATTTCTCTATCAGCCTTCTTGGAAATGACTGGTGTCCAATTCTTAGAGGGTTTACCGGGAATGCTAAGAAGGAGAAGTAGTGTAGCAAAAGGTATTTTAGGCCAGTCTTACTCTGGTGGCGGTAAGTCTTCTTTGAATCTTTCAGGAAAATGGCTCAACTCGTCCAGAGAGGGACTTCTCGTTGCATGAATACACGGAGGCCCAGGTCAACAGTATATTTCTGAACATGTACACATGGGCTGCCAATAAGTTACGTGATGACATCAAAACTGGCAATGACGAACTCTCTTTGGTCTCGGCACGATGCGATCTTGACTCTCCGCCTGTTATTCAAGAGTACCTCTTGGCATCGGATGAAGATAAGCAGTTATTTGAGATGACTTTCAAGTCTTACAAGACCAATACCCACCTCAAAGCGAGAGAGATGTGGTATGACTGGAAATGGCAACTTCTGGAGACTATTAAACCTGACGTGGAGAGTATGCTCAATGACATGAAAAATGTGAGCGTAGACTTTGTGGAATCTGAAAGAGTTGGCTGACAACAAGGCAAGGACAACAAACGTTTGACAGAGATCACTGAACAGACTACGGCGTTGCTTCCTCAACTTCGAGCACGGCAAATAGAGCTGCAAGCAGAACTTCAAAAAGAACGTGATGCCGTGGTCGAAATAGCTACCTGTGACCAAGGAGAACTGGCTACATATAAAGAGGCTATCGCTGAACAAAGTGCACAAATCAACAATTTTAGCACTGAGCTCGCCGATTCCAAGTCCAAGCTTTTCATCCTAACTTGCAAGCTCCAGGAGCTAAATgccaaaagacaagaatcTGTGGCTGCTATCAATCATGCAAAGAGCCAATGTGATCAATATACCAGATCTGATGCTATCCGTTTGCAAGGTGAATATCTAGTTTACAAGAGCGATGCAACTGTAGATTGTTGGCTAACAATGACTCTAGAAGAATACACTTCCCTacagcatcttcatctttggaatGTTTCCAAATCGCTCCCTGATATTCTGCAACTGACTTATGACGCTGAAATAACCCTTTCATTCACTTGTCATATGTACGTCCCCGACATTTCTTCCGCAAATCTTGTCTATCTGGACAATCGGATAAAACAATTAAAGAGATCAAATGATGGAATTAAAGGCGAATCACCGACCAAATGCCTTTTTGAGATTGCAAAGAAATGTATGGGCGATATGGTTGGAGACAAGAAGTGGGATCTATCTGCTGTAAGTTTGACAAGCGTCTTTCTGTCATGGACTGATACAAGTCCTACAGTTTGTCTTGCAAATTGGTCTTCTCTGGTCTCGAGCTCAACGGCTCCGTGCAGAGCTGCGATACCTTGCTTTCCATCATCCCCTGGCTATCACGTTCAAACCTGAAGCTTGTTCTATGCAAATCTTAGCTACAGTaatgataaagaagaaaaagagcaaagtAATGGTAACATTTGAAATTGACGAAGAGAAAATGAGGGGTTTCCCAGGAAGTTTAGCTAGCATTAAGACTGGAGTGAAGGGAGTGTATGGAACCGTCAAGTACGTTAGAGTTTATGACGCTGCAACTATAGAATTTATGCTAATATTGAGAAGTATAAATCTCTTGGAACAGGTAGCAAAACAAACCGTCCAATGCTCACGTCCTGAAGCCTATTTGGGGACGTTTCTACAAGTGTGTGTTGAGGTTCGTGAGAGATATACTCAGGCCTAATTTGGCCTGAGTCTGATTAGATCTATGGGGATATGTGCCGGTCTTGGTATAGAGTGGTGTATTGAAAGGTTGTACTGTTAGTTTTTTTTGTCTGGGTTACAATTATTCTAAATTTTGGTAATGAATATATTCTTTGGAACTCTCAACATCAACGAGGCTTGTCTCGTTCCTTTCGGACAATGCCTTTGTTGGAATGAGAAATATGCAACTTTACTTGCTTGCATTTCGTATTTGGTGATATCAATgc
The sequence above is a segment of the Cryptococcus depauperatus CBS 7841 chromosome 5, complete sequence genome. Coding sequences within it:
- a CDS encoding phospholipase B: MLVQSAGIALGFLAITALAVPPDVSHKELLAERGVGDKSYAPYKVDCPTEWVWVRNATTGMATGERAYIQARERLVKPAVETMMASHGLGKPPRTPVIGVALAGGGYRAMLTGLGGIMGMMNQSKEGSDSGLGGWLEGVTYWAGLSGGSWATGSFMANGGQLPSDLLKNLWNMDSNLVFPKDDKATFYSNLYTETTAKEDQGFPTQITDLWGLAIASHVLPTNYQLSNNPNLTISSLPSVVAAMGNASLPMPIIIAAEREAGELVVAENATVWEFTPYEFGSWAFGSTYKSPGAFTSAEYLGSEVNNGTANGTCWKGFDQLSFVMGTSATLFNSAFLAINGSESGVLSSLVASILGKLGEAQVDISRIPNTFANYNPTENPISSFEYLTLVDAGETNQNVPLEPLLVPVREVDAIIAFDSSFDTETIWPNGTALRTTYERAKILANNENVRVRMPEVPSENGFINGGYNSRPTFFGCNDTTTPLIIYVPHYPWSYAANTSTYQLAYENKEATQVMYNGLRSLTLNGTVETWPTCLACALTDRAFSYTSQNRSSTCQSCFDTWCWAGDDNTTNPGTYSPTVGSVPPWLMNKGLSKGVTDAPGSADSTITTKQNGARIPYINTCAVIMSFALSLLALI
- a CDS encoding serine/threonine-protein kinase SSN3 codes for the protein MSNNTLAVDPMVYYHAKRDRERRGVLKTYKILGFISSGTYGRVYKAVFLAPLTNTTASKSALPSAARAALSIPKDKILSPSLSEENPLLNPEMCMRPGDRPARKGDVFAIKKFKPDKEGDVLTYAGISQSGAREIMLNRELHHRNLVALREVILEDKSIYMVFEFAEHDFLQIIHHHSQTARTPIPPSTLRRLLHQLIMGVHYLHSNFVLHRDLKPANILVTNTGVVKIGDLGLARLWHKPLALQGLYGGDKVVVTIWYRAPELILGAKHYTAAVDMWAVGCIYAELLSLRPIFKGDEAKMDGKKQLPFQRDQMGKICEVLGPVKPEQWPDIVHLPEYRTYLSSGPYSNPNPLPTWYHTRSTSSEGYDLLSKMFEWDPARRVTARESLMHPWFQEEGGVSAKNVFEGSKITYPPRRVTHEDNGDAKMGSLPQSMAGARLPSSSNFRPASGSIQSSRKKAKI